The Pyrus communis chromosome 2, drPyrComm1.1, whole genome shotgun sequence genome includes a window with the following:
- the LOC137724509 gene encoding probable LRR receptor-like serine/threonine-protein kinase At1g56140 → MYNMKIKLMMRILLLCFLSCFWFQLSFAQNATTDPSEVSALNSIFEQWDTQAVPGLWNISGEPCSGSAINGTDFQDPSNNPAIVCDCSYDNNATCHITKLRVYALNKRGVFPEEFVALRYLTFLKIDQNYFTGPLPAFIGNMSALTGLSIGINSFSGPIPKELGNLMELTLLGIGSNNFSGTLPPELGNLVKLEELYMDSSGVGGKIPSTFAKLTKMQALRASDNPFSGKIPDFIGNWTQLYHLYLQGNSFEGPIPTSFSKLISLNSLRISDIYNGSSSLDFIKNMKNLTELKLRNALITGTILSDIGEYQSLQTLDLSFNNLTGQLPSSLFNLSSLESLFLGNNSLSGSLPSQKSYGLRTIDLSHNFLSGNFPEWVTPISPVNLVVNNFTFDSSNNTPPGLNCLQRNFTCNRNTPRSSFSINCGGQEMMGSDGIFYESEYSNLGLTTFSVSSTENWAVSNVGSFTDEDNPPASVHKTLAQVTRTDVTPALYQTSRMSTGSLRYYGLGLVNGPYTVTLHFAETVYESRNSHTWQSLGRRVFDIYIQGTRMTKDFDISKEAGGVNRAIVRKFNVNVSKNYLEIHLLWAGKGTCCIPTYGDYGPLIAAIHATSDFTKKNFTKKSKTGLTVGIAVLVGVVSLVLIFAILYMRRKKSKKEDDEDILGLGPRPYTFSYAELRDATEDFNPSNKLGEGGYGPVYKGTLSDGRVVAVKQLSVSSHQGKRQFVSEIATISAVQHRNLVKLYGCCIESSHHILVYEYLENKSLDQALFGTSNLHLDWPTRFNILLGTARGLAYLHEESRPRVVHRDVKASNILLDAELSPKISDFGLAKLYDDKKTHISTRVAGTIGYLAPEYALFGHLTEKADVFGFGVVVLEILSGRPNSYNNLDPEKIYLLEWVWTLHENNQTLGLVDPRLTEFDETEATRLISVALMCTQGSPMARPSMSRVVAMLFGDIDIGTVILKPSYLIDYDFKDVTTSLTSRFLVEDDTPSTSSKGSNVRLNYQSGGSNASGVSVNVTQITAS, encoded by the exons ATGTACAATATGAAGATAAAGTTGATGATGAGGATACTATTACTCTGCTTCCTCAGCTGCTTCTGGTTTCAGCTGTCCTTTGCTCAAAATGCTACCACTGATCCATCTgaag TGAGTGCGTTGAACTCAATATTTGAACAATGGGACACACAAGCAGTGCCGGGGCTGTGGAATATCAGTGGAGAACCCTGCAGTGGATCTGCCATCAATGGCACCGACTTTCAGGACCCCAGTAACAACCCAGCCATCGTTTGCGACTGTTCTTACGACAACAATGCTACATGCCACATCACCAAACT GAGAGTGTATGCTCTAAACAAACGAGGGGTGTTTCCAGAAGAATTTGTGGCTCTGAGATATCTCACattttt GAAAATCGATCAAAATTATTTCACCGGTCCCCTACCGGCATTCATTGGCAATATGTCTGCATTGACTGGATT GTCAATTGGCATCAATTCATTCTCTGGGCCCATCCCCAAGGAGCTTGGAAACCTTATGGAGCTAACTCTGCT GGGCATCGGATCAAATAATTTCTCCGGAACACTCCCTCCAGAACTTGGTAATTTAGTCAAGCTCGAGGAACT ttACATGGACAGCTCTGGAGTCGGTGGTAAAATTCCTTCAACATTTGCCAAGCTCACCAAGATGCAAGCCCT gcGGGCATCGGACAATCCTTTCTCAGGAAAGATACCTGATTTCATAGGGAATTGGACACAACTCTATCATTT GTATTTACAAGGGAACTCTTTCGAAGGCCCAATACCAACCAGCTTTTCTAAACTGATCTCATTGAACTCTCT GCGAATCAGTGATATATACAATGGGAGCTCTTCTCTggatttcataaaaaatatgaaaaacttgACTGAATT AAAACTACGAAACGCATTAATCACTGGTACCATCCTATCTGATATTGGAGAATATCAAAGTCTACAGACACT GGATCTGAGTTTCAACAATTTGACAGGCCAACTCCCAAGTTCTTTGTTCAACTTGAGTTCTCTTGAATCCTT GTTTCTTGGAAACAATAgtctctccggatctcttccgaGCCAAAAGAGCTATGGACTTCGGACTAT AGATTTGTCTCACAATTTTTTATCAGGAAACTTTCCCGAGTGGGTGACCCCAATATCGCCCGT GAACTTAGTGGTCAACAACTTCACATTTGACAGTTCAAACAATAC TCCTCCTGGATTGAATTGCCTCCAGAGAAATTTTACATGCAATCGAAATACCCCACGAT CAAGCTTCTCAATCAACTGTGGTGGACAGGAAATGATGGGAAGTGACGGCATATTTTATGAGAGTGAATACTCAAATCTTGGTCTAACAACATTCAGTGTATCCAGTACAGAGAATTGGGCTGTCAGCAATGTCGGTTCGTTTACTGATGAAGATAACCCCCCCGCATCGGTGCACAAGACCCTTGCACAAGTCACCAGAACAGATGTGACCCCGGCGCTTTACCAGACTTCAAGAATGTCCACAGGATCACTGAGATACTATGGCCTGGGCCTTGTGAATGGGCCCTACACTGTAACATTGCACTTTGCAGAGACGGTTTATGAAAGTCGGAATTCGCATACTTGGCAAAGTCTAGGACGGCGTGTATTTGATATCTATATTCAG GGTACCCGCATGACGAAGGACTTTGACATATCGAAGGAGGCAGGTGGTGTTAACCGAGCAATTGTGAGAAAATTTAATGTTAACGTGTCAAAGAATTATCTTGAAATTCATCTGTTATGGGCTGGTAAAGGGACTTGTTGCATACCCACCTATGGTGATTACGGCCCACTAATAGCAGCTATCCATGCTACTTCAG ATTTTACAAAGAAGAATTTTACAAAGAAGAGCAAGACTGGGTTGACAGTTGGTATTGCAGTTCTTGTTGGAGTTGTGAGCTTGGTATTAATATTTGCGATTCTATATATGAGGaggaaaaaatcaaaaaaagaagatgatgaag ATATTCTAGGATTAGGCCCCCGGCCATATACTTTCAGTTATGCTGAATTGAGAGATGCAACTGAAGATTTTAATCCTTCAAATAAGCTAGGAGAGGGAGGATATGGCCCCGTTTATAAG GGTACACTTTCTGATGGTAGAGTAGTGGCTGTGAAGCAACTTTCAGTATCATCTCACCAAGGGAAGAGGCAATTTGTATCTGAAATTGCTACCATATCTGCTGTGCAACATCGGAATTTAGTGAAATTGTATGGATGCTGCATTGAAAGCAGCCACCACATTTTGGTTTATGAGTATCTTGAAAACAAGAGCCTTGATCAGGCACTTTTTG GAACAAGTAACTTGCACCTTGACTGGCCTACTCGATTCAATATATTGTTGGGAACAGCAAGAGGACTTGCTTACCTTCATGAGGAGTCAAGGCCAAGGGTTGTACATCGAGATGTCAAAGCTAGTAATATTTTGCTCGATGCAGAACTCTCCccaaaaatatcagattttggaTTGGCAAAGCTTTATGATGACAAGAAAACCCACATCAGCACCCGGGTTGCAGGGACAAT AGGCTATTTGGCACCAGAGTATGCATTGTTTGGACATTTGACAGAGAAGGCCGATGTGTTTGGTTTTGGAGTCGTTGTTTTGGAGATCCTCAGCGGAAGACCAAACTCTTACAATAACTTGGATCCAGAAAAGATTTATCTTCTTGAATGG GTATGGACTCTACATGAAAACAACCAAACTCTGGGGCTGGTGGATCCAAGATTGACAGAGTTTGATGAAACCGAAGCAACTAGATTGATAAGTGTAGCTCTCATGTGCACACAGGGATCACCGATGGCACGGCCATCTATGTCACGCGTGGTTGCAATGCTCTTTGGAGACATTGACATAGGCACTGTCATATTGAAGCCAAGCTATTTGATAGATTATGATTTTAAAGATGTAACAACATCGTTAACAAGTAGATTTTTGGTGGAGGATGATACCCCATCAACTTCATCCAAGGGTAGTAATGTTCGCCTCAACTATCAGTCGGGAGGCAGCAATGCAAGTGGTGTTTCTGTAAACGTCACTCAAATCACTGCTAGCTAA